A window of the Ipomoea triloba cultivar NCNSP0323 chromosome 14, ASM357664v1 genome harbors these coding sequences:
- the LOC116004940 gene encoding uncharacterized protein LOC116004940, translating into MAVSCLSLFLSPPSSPPLLPPLKPLQSLTVYSSRISPLFPVTSPSKLSSKKISHSRRNGGRISAFSENFLLSEADAVLNSPEIASTADGGTSSVISTLLLIAFVGLSVLTAGVVYISVTDYLQKRESDKFEKEEAAKKKKKSGKKGKIVSRARAGPRGFGQKIVEEDDD; encoded by the exons ATGGCTGTTTCGTGTCTATCTCTGTTTCTCTCTCCACCGTCGTCGCCGCCGCTGCTGCCACCACTTAAACCGCTTCAATCGCTCACCGTCTACAGCTCTCGTATCTCACCTCTCTTCCCTGTAACTTCACCATCCAAACTTTCCTCCAAGAAGATTTCCCATTCTCGCCGGAATGGAGGGAGAATCTCTGCTTTCTCGGAGAATTTTCTGCTCTCAGAAGCAGACGCGGTCCTGAATTCCCCGGAAATAGCTTCGACGGCCGATGGCGGAACGTCATCCGTCATATCAACACTGCTTTTGATTGCTTTCGTCGGCTTATCCGTTCTCACTGCCGGG GTTGTCTACATATCTGTGACAGATTACTTGCAGAAGAGGGAGAGTGACAAGTTTGAAAAGGAAGAGGCagctaagaagaagaagaagagtgggAAAAAGGGGAAGATTGTAAGTAGAGCTAGAGCTGGACCAAGAGGCTTTGGGCAAAAGattgttgaagaagatgatgattga
- the LOC116003805 gene encoding pumilio homolog 1-like isoform X1, with translation MLSEFSRRPMMGNNENSFGDDFEKEIGLLLSEQRRHEAEADDLEKELNLYRSGSAPPTVEGSFTAVGGLFKHGGGGGGSGVGGSSTIQDFARNKNGNSFISEEELRSDPAYLSYYYANVNLNPRLPPPLMSKEDWRFAQRLQGGNSAIGDRRKVNKNDGAMVGRSLFSMPPGFNSKKEETENESDKLQGSVEWGGDGLIGLQGLELGTKQKSIAEIFQNDLNRVPASGGRLSRPASRNAFDASDDNLNTAEPDISHLRHDISSLDPLRSAANAQGSSVQHVGPASSYSYAAVVGASLSRSTTPDAQRVATAPSPCITPIGGGRIATSEKKSINSPKTFNGVTSHTNEPTDLVAALSSMNLSNGMVAEYNCFSCIGNNSGDSVDYLFNFAGSQSNAKQHAYLKKSESAHYNIPSASQLTKAQYTEAGASNIDDLHSSILQSDLHKSAVNSNNSYLKGSPTSTLNGGAGLLSHHLNLDSSNTPYSGYGLSGNSANSMSSQHGNFNLPPLFENAAAASAMGVPGMDSRMLAGVNLNAAAAEQYLGRMGNQMAGGALQAQFMDPVYAQYLVQFAALNDPSMDRSYMGNSYMDLLQKAYVGNMLSPQKSQYGVPLNSKSMGSSHHGYYGNPAFGAGFSYPGSPLASPVIPNSPIGPGSPMRHSDHSMRFSGGLRNLGASVGGSWNLDNMEGSFPSSLLEEFKSNKTKCFELSEIAGHVVEFSADQYGSRFIQQKLETATAEEKNMVFQEIIPHAITLMTDVFGNYVIQKFFEHGMATQRRELANKLFGSVLTLSLQMYGCRVIQKAIEVVDVDQKIKMVEELDDHVMRCVRDQNGNHVIQKCIECVPEDHIQFIISTFFGQVVTLSTHPYGCRVIQRVLEHCNDPQTQSKVMEEILGSVSSLAQDQYGNYVVQHVLEHGKPHERSTIIKELAGKIVQMSQQKFASNVVEKCLTFGNPSERQLLVNEMLGTTDENEPLQAMMKDQFANYVVQKVLETCSDQERELILSRIKVHLNALKKYTYGKHIVARVEKLVAAGERRMAAQTPNPA, from the exons ATGTTATCTGAATTCAGTAGGAGGCCAATGATGGGAAACAATGAAAACTCGTTTGGAGATGATTTTGAGAAGGAGATAGGGCTTTTGCTTTCTGAACAGCGTCGTCACGAGGCTGAGGCTGATGATCTTGAAAAGGAACTTAATTTATATAGAAGTGGCTCAGCTCCTCCTACTGTGGAGGGTTCTTTTACTGCAGTTGGTGGTTTGTTTAAACATGGAGGTGGGGGTGGTGGCAGTGGAGTTGGAGGGAGTTCCACCATTCAGGATTTCGCTCGGAACAAAAATGGGAATAGTTTCATATCAGAAGAGGAGCTTAGGTCAGACCCTGCTTACTTGTCTTACTATTATGCTAATGTGAATCTGAACCCTAGGTTGCCTCCTCCTCTGATGTCCAAAGAGGATTGGAGGTTTGCACAGCGGTTACAAGGAGGGAACTCTGCAATAGGGGATAGGAGGAAAGTAAACAAGAATGATGGTGCCATGGTTGGTAGGTCACTATTTTCCATGCCACCAGGATTTAACTCAAAGAAAGAGGAGACTGAGAATGAATCAGACAAATTACAGGGTTCAGTTGAGTGGGGTGGGGATGGACTGATTGGTTTGCAGGGATTAGAATTGGGTACCAAACAAAAGAGCATTGCTGAGATATTTCAG AATGATTTGAACCGTGTTCCTGCATCTGGTGGTCGCCTTTCACGCCCAGCAAGCCGTAATGCATTTGATGCTAGTGATGATAACTTGAATACTGCAGAACCTGATATTTCTCACCTTCGTCATGACATTTCATCATTAGACCCATTAAGGTCTGCAGCAAATGCCCAGGGTTCATCTGTTCAACATGTAGGACCTGCCTCATCATATTCATATGCTGCTGTTGTGGGTGCTTCATTGTCAAGAAGCACCACTCCCGATGCTCAACGTGTTGCTACTGCTCCTAGTCCTTGCATTACTCCTATTGGTGGTGGGAGGATTGCTACATCAGAGAAAAAAAGTATTAATAGTCCAAAAACATTTAATGGTGTCACTTCTCATACAAATGAGCCCACAGATCTGGTTGCTGCTTTGTCTAGTATGAACCTTTCAAATGGTATGGTAGCTGAATATAATTGCTTTTCTTGTATTGGAAATAATAGTGGTGACAGTGTGGATTATCTATTTAACTTTGCAGGTAGTCAGAGTAATGCAAAACAGCATGCTTACTTGAAGAAATCTGAATCTGCACATTATAATATTCCTTCAGCTTCTCAGCTGACTAAAGCACAGTACACTGAGGCCGGTGCTAGCAACATTGATGACCTTCATAGTTCTATTCTCCAATCTGACCTTCACAAATCTGCTGTTAACTCTAATAACTCATACCTAAAAGGATCTCCGACTTCAACGCTCAATGGTGGAGCTGGGTTACTTTCTCATCATCTGAATTTGGATAGTTCCAATACACCATATTCAGGTTATGGTTTGAGTGGCAATTCTGCAAATTCAATGTCGAGTCAGCACGGCAACTTTAATCTTCCACCCTTATTTGAAAATGCTGCAGCAGCATCTGCTATGGGTGTTCCAGGAATGGACTCAAGAATGTTGGCTGGAGTAAATTTGAACGCTGCTGCCGCTGAGCAGTATCTTGGTAGGATGGGAAATCAGATGGCTGGTGGTGCTTTGCAGGCACAATTTATGGATCCAGTATATGCTCAGTACTTAGTTCAGTTTGCAGCACTTAATGATCCCTCCATGGATCGGAGTTATATGGGCAATTCATATATGGACTTGCTTCAGAAAGCTTATGTTGGCAACATGCTATCTCCTCAGAAATCACAGTATGGTGTTCCATTGAATAGCAAAAGCATGGGTTCTAGTCATCATGGCTACTATGGGAATCCTGCATTTGGTGCAGGTTTCTCATATCCTGGGAGTCCATTGGCAAGTCCTGTAATTCCAAACTCTCCTATAGGACCTGGAAGTCCTATGAGGCACAGTGATCATAGTATGAGATTTTCTGGAGGATTGAGAAATTTAGGTGCAAGTGTTGGAGGATCCTGGAACTTGGATAACATGGAAGGCAGTTTTCCATCCTCTCTTCTGGAAGAGTTCAAGAGCAATAAAACTAAATGTTTTGAGCTATCAGAGATTGCTGGTCATGTTGTTGAGTTCAG TGCTGACCAATACGGGAGCCGATTCATTCAGCAAAAATTAGAGACTGCCACAGCAGAAGAGAAAAACATGGTTTTCCAGGAAATTATTCCTCATGCAATTACACTGATGACTGATGTCTTTGGTAACTATGTAATCCAAAAG TTTTTTGAACATGGAATGGCAACTCAGAGGAGAGAACTAGCTAACAAGCTCTTTGGGAGTGTATTAACATTAAGCCTTCAAATGTATGGCTGTCGAGTGATCCAGAAG GCAATAGAAGTAGTTGATGTGGACCAAAAGATTAAGATGGTTGAGGAGCTTGATGATCATGTTATGCGTTGTGTACGTGATCAGAATGGGAATCATGTAATCCAGAAGTGTATTGAATGTGTGCCAGAAGATCacattcaatttattatttcaaCATTTTTTGGTCAAGTTGTGACGCTATCTACTCATCCATATGGATGTCGAGTAATACAG AGAGTACTAGAACACTGCAACGATCCACAAACCCAAAGTAAAGTCATGGAAGAGATTCTAGGATCTGTAAGCTCATTGGCACAGGATCAGTATGGTAATTATGTTGTACAG CATGTACTGGAGCATGGAAAGCCGCATGAGAGATCTACTATTATTAAGGAATTAGCTGGTAAGATTGTTCAAATGAGCCAGCAGAAGTTTGCCTCGAATGTTGTAGAGAAATGCTTGACATTCGGTAATCCTAGTGAAAGACAACTTCTTGTGAATGAGATGCTGGGCACAACTGATGAAAATGAGCCACTTCAG GCGATGATGAAAGATCAGTTTGCAAATTACGTTGTACAAAAAGTTTTGGAAACTTGCAGTGATCAGGAGCGCGAACTGATCCTTTCACGCATAAAAGTCCACTTGAATGCTTTGAAGAAATACACCTACGGGAAGCACATTGTCGCACGTGTTGAGAAACTCGTTGCTGCCGGGG AAAGGAGAATGGCTGCTCAGACTCCAAACCCCGCATAG
- the LOC116003805 gene encoding pumilio homolog 1-like isoform X2, which produces MLSEFSRRPMMGNNENSFGDDFEKEIGLLLSEQRRHEAEADDLEKELNLYRSGSAPPTVEGSFTAVGGLFKHGGGGGGSGVGGSSTIQDFARNKNGNSFISEEELRSDPAYLSYYYANVNLNPRLPPPLMSKEDWRFAQRLQGGNSAIGDRRKVNKNDGAMVGRSLFSMPPGFNSKKEETENESDKLQGSVEWGGDGLIGLQGLELGTKQKSIAEIFQNDLNRVPASGGRLSRPASRNAFDASDDNLNTAEPDISHLRHDISSLDPLRSAANAQGSSVQHVGPASSYSYAAVVGASLSRSTTPDAQRVATAPSPCITPIGGGRIATSEKKSINSPKTFNGVTSHTNEPTDLVAALSSMNLSNGSQSNAKQHAYLKKSESAHYNIPSASQLTKAQYTEAGASNIDDLHSSILQSDLHKSAVNSNNSYLKGSPTSTLNGGAGLLSHHLNLDSSNTPYSGYGLSGNSANSMSSQHGNFNLPPLFENAAAASAMGVPGMDSRMLAGVNLNAAAAEQYLGRMGNQMAGGALQAQFMDPVYAQYLVQFAALNDPSMDRSYMGNSYMDLLQKAYVGNMLSPQKSQYGVPLNSKSMGSSHHGYYGNPAFGAGFSYPGSPLASPVIPNSPIGPGSPMRHSDHSMRFSGGLRNLGASVGGSWNLDNMEGSFPSSLLEEFKSNKTKCFELSEIAGHVVEFSADQYGSRFIQQKLETATAEEKNMVFQEIIPHAITLMTDVFGNYVIQKFFEHGMATQRRELANKLFGSVLTLSLQMYGCRVIQKAIEVVDVDQKIKMVEELDDHVMRCVRDQNGNHVIQKCIECVPEDHIQFIISTFFGQVVTLSTHPYGCRVIQRVLEHCNDPQTQSKVMEEILGSVSSLAQDQYGNYVVQHVLEHGKPHERSTIIKELAGKIVQMSQQKFASNVVEKCLTFGNPSERQLLVNEMLGTTDENEPLQAMMKDQFANYVVQKVLETCSDQERELILSRIKVHLNALKKYTYGKHIVARVEKLVAAGERRMAAQTPNPA; this is translated from the exons ATGTTATCTGAATTCAGTAGGAGGCCAATGATGGGAAACAATGAAAACTCGTTTGGAGATGATTTTGAGAAGGAGATAGGGCTTTTGCTTTCTGAACAGCGTCGTCACGAGGCTGAGGCTGATGATCTTGAAAAGGAACTTAATTTATATAGAAGTGGCTCAGCTCCTCCTACTGTGGAGGGTTCTTTTACTGCAGTTGGTGGTTTGTTTAAACATGGAGGTGGGGGTGGTGGCAGTGGAGTTGGAGGGAGTTCCACCATTCAGGATTTCGCTCGGAACAAAAATGGGAATAGTTTCATATCAGAAGAGGAGCTTAGGTCAGACCCTGCTTACTTGTCTTACTATTATGCTAATGTGAATCTGAACCCTAGGTTGCCTCCTCCTCTGATGTCCAAAGAGGATTGGAGGTTTGCACAGCGGTTACAAGGAGGGAACTCTGCAATAGGGGATAGGAGGAAAGTAAACAAGAATGATGGTGCCATGGTTGGTAGGTCACTATTTTCCATGCCACCAGGATTTAACTCAAAGAAAGAGGAGACTGAGAATGAATCAGACAAATTACAGGGTTCAGTTGAGTGGGGTGGGGATGGACTGATTGGTTTGCAGGGATTAGAATTGGGTACCAAACAAAAGAGCATTGCTGAGATATTTCAG AATGATTTGAACCGTGTTCCTGCATCTGGTGGTCGCCTTTCACGCCCAGCAAGCCGTAATGCATTTGATGCTAGTGATGATAACTTGAATACTGCAGAACCTGATATTTCTCACCTTCGTCATGACATTTCATCATTAGACCCATTAAGGTCTGCAGCAAATGCCCAGGGTTCATCTGTTCAACATGTAGGACCTGCCTCATCATATTCATATGCTGCTGTTGTGGGTGCTTCATTGTCAAGAAGCACCACTCCCGATGCTCAACGTGTTGCTACTGCTCCTAGTCCTTGCATTACTCCTATTGGTGGTGGGAGGATTGCTACATCAGAGAAAAAAAGTATTAATAGTCCAAAAACATTTAATGGTGTCACTTCTCATACAAATGAGCCCACAGATCTGGTTGCTGCTTTGTCTAGTATGAACCTTTCAAATG GTAGTCAGAGTAATGCAAAACAGCATGCTTACTTGAAGAAATCTGAATCTGCACATTATAATATTCCTTCAGCTTCTCAGCTGACTAAAGCACAGTACACTGAGGCCGGTGCTAGCAACATTGATGACCTTCATAGTTCTATTCTCCAATCTGACCTTCACAAATCTGCTGTTAACTCTAATAACTCATACCTAAAAGGATCTCCGACTTCAACGCTCAATGGTGGAGCTGGGTTACTTTCTCATCATCTGAATTTGGATAGTTCCAATACACCATATTCAGGTTATGGTTTGAGTGGCAATTCTGCAAATTCAATGTCGAGTCAGCACGGCAACTTTAATCTTCCACCCTTATTTGAAAATGCTGCAGCAGCATCTGCTATGGGTGTTCCAGGAATGGACTCAAGAATGTTGGCTGGAGTAAATTTGAACGCTGCTGCCGCTGAGCAGTATCTTGGTAGGATGGGAAATCAGATGGCTGGTGGTGCTTTGCAGGCACAATTTATGGATCCAGTATATGCTCAGTACTTAGTTCAGTTTGCAGCACTTAATGATCCCTCCATGGATCGGAGTTATATGGGCAATTCATATATGGACTTGCTTCAGAAAGCTTATGTTGGCAACATGCTATCTCCTCAGAAATCACAGTATGGTGTTCCATTGAATAGCAAAAGCATGGGTTCTAGTCATCATGGCTACTATGGGAATCCTGCATTTGGTGCAGGTTTCTCATATCCTGGGAGTCCATTGGCAAGTCCTGTAATTCCAAACTCTCCTATAGGACCTGGAAGTCCTATGAGGCACAGTGATCATAGTATGAGATTTTCTGGAGGATTGAGAAATTTAGGTGCAAGTGTTGGAGGATCCTGGAACTTGGATAACATGGAAGGCAGTTTTCCATCCTCTCTTCTGGAAGAGTTCAAGAGCAATAAAACTAAATGTTTTGAGCTATCAGAGATTGCTGGTCATGTTGTTGAGTTCAG TGCTGACCAATACGGGAGCCGATTCATTCAGCAAAAATTAGAGACTGCCACAGCAGAAGAGAAAAACATGGTTTTCCAGGAAATTATTCCTCATGCAATTACACTGATGACTGATGTCTTTGGTAACTATGTAATCCAAAAG TTTTTTGAACATGGAATGGCAACTCAGAGGAGAGAACTAGCTAACAAGCTCTTTGGGAGTGTATTAACATTAAGCCTTCAAATGTATGGCTGTCGAGTGATCCAGAAG GCAATAGAAGTAGTTGATGTGGACCAAAAGATTAAGATGGTTGAGGAGCTTGATGATCATGTTATGCGTTGTGTACGTGATCAGAATGGGAATCATGTAATCCAGAAGTGTATTGAATGTGTGCCAGAAGATCacattcaatttattatttcaaCATTTTTTGGTCAAGTTGTGACGCTATCTACTCATCCATATGGATGTCGAGTAATACAG AGAGTACTAGAACACTGCAACGATCCACAAACCCAAAGTAAAGTCATGGAAGAGATTCTAGGATCTGTAAGCTCATTGGCACAGGATCAGTATGGTAATTATGTTGTACAG CATGTACTGGAGCATGGAAAGCCGCATGAGAGATCTACTATTATTAAGGAATTAGCTGGTAAGATTGTTCAAATGAGCCAGCAGAAGTTTGCCTCGAATGTTGTAGAGAAATGCTTGACATTCGGTAATCCTAGTGAAAGACAACTTCTTGTGAATGAGATGCTGGGCACAACTGATGAAAATGAGCCACTTCAG GCGATGATGAAAGATCAGTTTGCAAATTACGTTGTACAAAAAGTTTTGGAAACTTGCAGTGATCAGGAGCGCGAACTGATCCTTTCACGCATAAAAGTCCACTTGAATGCTTTGAAGAAATACACCTACGGGAAGCACATTGTCGCACGTGTTGAGAAACTCGTTGCTGCCGGGG AAAGGAGAATGGCTGCTCAGACTCCAAACCCCGCATAG